In the Staphylococcus sp. IVB6240 genome, one interval contains:
- a CDS encoding C45 family autoproteolytic acyltransferase/hydolase: MQNVKSDILTFRGSHYDYGVAVGKWMQQNEMLKNREKEWRKRVPRFDIDIKETQAIFQQFAPQIWEEIRGIQDVLNIPTRQAILNFAHYRFTTLPDSGCSVYVGDHYLVRNYDYHPATYDGRYQLFQPTDGGYAQIGPMSRTTGRMDGMNEHGLVMAYNFMHRKKPANGFVCYMVGRLILEYCRNVEEAISLLKRLPHRSSFSYIVMDASGAHAIVEVTPRGIDVRYDQTCTNHFKLLTHENRNYTKESIDRLARLEAQIPTNAPDKFEVFQRFNDPNYEIYSKLFKSWSGTIHTSMYDPTTLTAWISLGESQTPVAFNFDAWLKGQPVEHATLHGQLDTDIHFATE, from the coding sequence ATGCAAAACGTCAAGTCTGATATTTTAACATTTAGAGGGTCACATTATGATTACGGCGTGGCAGTCGGCAAGTGGATGCAACAGAATGAAATGCTTAAAAATAGAGAGAAAGAGTGGCGCAAACGTGTGCCTAGATTTGATATCGATATCAAAGAAACACAAGCCATTTTCCAACAATTTGCACCTCAGATCTGGGAAGAAATACGCGGTATACAAGATGTCTTAAACATTCCAACACGACAAGCGATTTTGAACTTTGCACATTATCGTTTTACGACACTTCCAGATAGTGGTTGCAGTGTATATGTCGGTGACCACTATCTTGTGCGTAACTATGATTATCATCCAGCTACATATGACGGGCGCTATCAACTTTTCCAACCAACTGATGGTGGCTATGCTCAAATTGGTCCTATGTCTAGAACAACTGGTCGTATGGATGGGATGAATGAACATGGACTTGTAATGGCATATAACTTTATGCATCGTAAAAAGCCCGCAAATGGTTTTGTCTGTTATATGGTGGGACGTCTTATTTTAGAATATTGTCGTAACGTAGAAGAAGCCATTTCGTTATTAAAACGCCTCCCACATCGTAGTTCTTTTAGCTATATTGTGATGGATGCGTCTGGTGCACATGCGATTGTTGAAGTGACACCCCGTGGGATCGATGTTCGTTACGATCAAACATGTACGAACCACTTCAAGTTGTTAACACATGAGAATCGTAACTATACGAAAGAATCAATCGATCGCTTGGCACGTTTGGAAGCACAAATTCCAACGAATGCACCTGACAAATTTGAAGTATTCCAACGCTTTAATGATCCGAATTATGAAATTTACAGTAAGTTATTCAAAAGTTGGAGTGGTACCATTCATACGTCAATGTATGATCCGACGACTTTAACAGCATGGATATCTTTAGGAGAGTCACAAACACCTGTTGCGTTTAATTTTGATGCCTGGTTAAAAGGTCAGCCTGTCGAACATGCAACACTACATGGACAACTAGACACTGATATTCATTTTGCTACTGAATAG
- a CDS encoding DUF4097 domain-containing protein, giving the protein MKKLFIFGMSCFIIFFILGTAVWLLIEEKGNPISEVEHSFDDRNIEELVINMDNINVKFKEGKAFHMKYKGRDKLKVTRQGRTLQVVERMHSKRKMLNLNPFITNGEELIVTVPPHYLKHLSVTTHIASVEMQGMTLDNLMIWNDQNGEVTLKDCHFKHAQINGHETFVKIVKSELKKSDVNVEKGMIETDHTTVGQSLFKLGEGNMELMQMAPKCDLKGIVDKGNIEMSYAKTPKHVRLELHPSKGQAMVEHPELRRGINGNGAHQIELYTNDGDILVH; this is encoded by the coding sequence ATGAAAAAACTATTTATTTTTGGTATGAGTTGTTTTATTATTTTCTTTATTTTAGGAACAGCAGTTTGGTTGTTAATTGAAGAAAAAGGGAATCCTATTTCAGAAGTCGAGCATTCATTCGATGACAGAAATATTGAAGAACTAGTCATCAATATGGATAATATCAATGTGAAGTTCAAAGAGGGTAAGGCTTTCCATATGAAATATAAAGGGAGAGACAAACTGAAAGTGACGCGACAAGGTCGTACACTACAAGTGGTTGAACGCATGCATTCTAAACGCAAGATGCTGAATTTAAATCCCTTTATTACGAACGGAGAAGAATTGATTGTAACAGTGCCACCTCATTATTTAAAACATTTGAGTGTGACAACGCATATTGCGAGTGTAGAGATGCAAGGCATGACACTGGATAACTTGATGATCTGGAATGATCAAAATGGTGAAGTCACATTAAAGGACTGTCACTTCAAGCACGCCCAAATTAACGGTCATGAAACATTCGTAAAAATTGTTAAAAGTGAATTAAAAAAAAGTGATGTGAATGTTGAGAAGGGTATGATTGAAACAGACCATACAACAGTGGGTCAGAGTCTATTCAAATTAGGTGAAGGGAACATGGAGCTGATGCAAATGGCACCGAAATGTGATTTGAAAGGCATCGTTGATAAGGGGAATATCGAGATGTCTTATGCCAAAACACCAAAACATGTCCGTTTGGAATTGCATCCGTCAAAAGGGCAAGCGATGGTAGAACATCCAGAATTAAGACGGGGTATCAATGGCAATGGTGCACATCAAATTGAGTTATATACGAATGATGGAGATATTTTAGTTCATTAG
- a CDS encoding DUF1700 domain-containing protein, with product MDKITFLNELEYQLNKLPKHVVDDVMNTYENYFYEEGKKGFTDKEIVDSLDTPKQIAKRKYAKSAVKDAENKPNMSRIARAIFATVGMSLVTFCFILIPLIFIVIFMLMITFVALGMILSPLILFVSNIWAGLHNFSISNYLFSFAYLGLGTMFLVMIVKASIGIRTLLIRYLKWNMNFIKKGTM from the coding sequence ATGGATAAAATTACGTTTTTGAATGAATTAGAATATCAGCTAAACAAGTTGCCGAAACATGTTGTTGATGATGTCATGAATACATATGAAAATTATTTTTATGAAGAGGGGAAAAAGGGCTTTACGGATAAAGAGATTGTGGATTCATTGGATACACCGAAACAGATTGCTAAACGAAAATATGCGAAATCAGCGGTTAAGGATGCAGAAAATAAGCCGAATATGTCCCGTATCGCACGAGCCATATTTGCTACGGTTGGTATGAGTCTCGTCACCTTTTGTTTTATTCTGATCCCACTTATTTTCATCGTGATCTTTATGTTGATGATCACATTTGTCGCGTTGGGCATGATCCTTTCACCACTCATCTTATTTGTTTCAAACATTTGGGCAGGGCTACATAATTTTTCAATCAGCAACTATTTATTTAGCTTTGCTTATCTAGGACTAGGGACGATGTTTTTAGTGATGATTGTGAAAGCGTCAATCGGCATACGCACACTACTGATTCGATATTTAAAGTGGAACATGAACTTTATTAAAAAAGGAACCATGTAA
- a CDS encoding gluconate:H+ symporter has protein sequence MVHELWPIISVVLGILLLLVLIMAFKLNTFVSLIVTAIVTGLFLGMPFDSIIKTIETGMGGTLGHIALIFGLGAMLGKLLADGGGATQIADTLISRLGEKYVQWAMVIASFIIGIALFFEVGLVLLIPLVFTIAKRMNISQLKIGLPMVTALSVTHGFLPPHPGPVVIASELNANIGEVLLYGFIIAIPVTIISGPLFVKIAPKLSPTAFQREGDISSLGATKTFEKDALPSFGLSTFTALLPVILMLFATVWQLVTGHTDGATNAFESFIYFIGTAGTAMLIAVLFAIFSMGLMRGIPMKDVMDTLTQAIYPIGMMLLIIGGGGAFKQVLIDGGVGKSIETFFTDSHISPLLLAWLVAAVLRLALGSATVAAISTTGIVLPLLQTADINLALVVLAIGAGSVFCSHVNDAGFWMFKEYFGLTIKETFLTWSLVETIISVSGLVFIYFLSLFV, from the coding sequence ATGGTACATGAATTATGGCCAATTATTAGTGTTGTATTAGGTATTTTATTATTACTCGTATTAATTATGGCATTTAAATTAAATACATTCGTGTCATTAATTGTGACAGCGATTGTGACAGGCTTATTCTTAGGAATGCCGTTTGATAGTATTATTAAAACCATTGAAACCGGCATGGGTGGAACACTTGGACATATCGCATTGATCTTCGGTTTAGGTGCAATGCTTGGTAAGTTACTTGCTGATGGTGGCGGTGCAACACAAATTGCAGACACACTGATCAGTCGTTTAGGTGAAAAATATGTTCAATGGGCAATGGTCATTGCGTCCTTTATTATCGGTATTGCATTGTTCTTTGAAGTAGGTCTTGTATTATTAATTCCACTTGTATTTACAATTGCGAAACGCATGAATATCTCACAATTAAAAATCGGTTTACCAATGGTGACAGCTTTATCAGTGACACATGGTTTCTTACCACCACATCCAGGTCCAGTTGTCATTGCATCTGAGTTGAACGCAAACATTGGAGAAGTATTATTATACGGTTTTATCATTGCAATTCCAGTTACGATCATCTCTGGACCACTATTCGTGAAAATCGCACCAAAATTATCACCAACAGCTTTCCAACGTGAAGGAGATATTTCATCATTAGGTGCAACAAAAACATTTGAAAAAGATGCATTACCTAGCTTTGGTTTAAGTACATTTACAGCATTATTACCAGTTATTTTGATGTTATTTGCAACAGTATGGCAATTAGTAACAGGTCATACAGATGGGGCAACAAATGCTTTTGAAAGCTTTATCTACTTCATCGGTACAGCAGGCACAGCCATGTTAATCGCCGTTCTTTTTGCAATCTTCAGTATGGGCTTAATGCGTGGCATTCCTATGAAAGATGTTATGGATACATTAACACAAGCGATTTACCCAATCGGTATGATGCTCTTAATCATTGGTGGAGGCGGTGCCTTCAAACAAGTATTAATTGATGGTGGCGTTGGTAAAAGTATTGAAACATTCTTTACAGATTCACATATCTCACCATTATTACTTGCTTGGTTAGTTGCTGCAGTACTTCGCTTAGCATTAGGTTCAGCAACAGTGGCAGCAATCTCTACAACAGGTATTGTCTTACCATTATTACAAACAGCCGATATTAACTTAGCACTTGTCGTATTAGCAATTGGTGCAGGTAGTGTCTTCTGTTCGCACGTAAACGATGCAGGCTTCTGGATGTTCAAAGAATACTTTGGTTTAACGATCAAAGAAACATTCTTAACATGGTCACTCGTTGAAACAATTATTTCTGTCAGCGGTCTTGTATTCATCTACTTCTTAAGTTTATTTGTATAA
- the gntK gene encoding gluconokinase: MTTYMIGIDIGTTSTKSVLYNEQGVEVGKSQQEYKMFTPTVDISEEDPDVLFDAVVNTLQGVIQDNDVKPDDISFVSFSAQMHSLILVDDAGKPLTNSITWADNRARYAVEDLKQNHDGQKIYERTGTPMHAMSPLSKMWWLKNDEPALYEQAARFVDIKSYVIYRLTGEWVMDESIASATGLYNLRERDWDQEVLQLLELSAEQLPKLVSTQYICQNMDEQYAQQIGMHTTTPIVIGASDGVLSNLGVNSYRPGEVAVTIGTSGAIRTVVDRPLTDSKGRIFCYVLDDEHYVIGGPVNNGGVVLRWLRDELLASEVETAKRLGMDSYDVMTRIAERVEPGAQGLMFHPYLAGERAPLWTSDARGSFIGLTLAHKKEHMIRAVLEGVLFNLYTVYLALVEVMDEMPSKIHATGGFSKSALWRQMMADIFDCELEVPESYESSCLGACAIGSRAIGKRDNYDMIAEWVGKTHAHEANQEVVNTYQELASIFIQVSRSLMSSYEAIAKFQSKHH; encoded by the coding sequence ATGACAACGTATATGATCGGAATAGATATCGGTACAACAAGTACGAAGTCTGTATTGTATAACGAACAAGGTGTAGAAGTTGGTAAGTCACAACAAGAATATAAAATGTTTACGCCAACTGTGGATATATCAGAAGAAGACCCAGACGTATTATTTGATGCGGTTGTAAATACATTACAAGGTGTCATTCAAGATAATGATGTCAAACCAGATGACATCTCATTCGTATCATTCAGTGCACAGATGCATAGCTTGATTTTAGTAGATGATGCTGGCAAGCCTTTAACGAATAGTATTACATGGGCAGATAACCGAGCACGCTACGCAGTGGAAGATTTGAAACAGAACCATGACGGTCAAAAAATATATGAACGCACAGGTACACCGATGCATGCGATGTCGCCATTAAGTAAAATGTGGTGGCTCAAAAATGATGAACCTGCGTTGTATGAACAAGCGGCACGTTTTGTCGATATTAAGTCATATGTGATTTACCGATTGACAGGTGAATGGGTGATGGATGAATCGATTGCCTCAGCGACAGGTCTTTACAACTTGCGTGAACGTGATTGGGATCAAGAAGTGCTCCAATTACTTGAACTGTCAGCTGAACAGTTACCGAAATTGGTATCAACACAATATATATGTCAGAACATGGACGAACAGTATGCGCAGCAAATTGGAATGCATACAACAACACCAATTGTCATTGGTGCCAGTGATGGCGTGTTATCAAACTTAGGTGTCAACAGTTACCGTCCGGGTGAAGTGGCTGTCACAATTGGGACATCTGGGGCAATACGTACAGTTGTTGATCGTCCACTCACAGATAGCAAAGGTCGTATTTTCTGTTATGTATTGGATGACGAACATTATGTGATTGGTGGTCCTGTGAACAATGGTGGTGTTGTATTACGTTGGCTGCGTGATGAGTTATTAGCGAGTGAGGTAGAGACAGCGAAACGCTTAGGCATGGACAGCTACGATGTGATGACGCGCATTGCAGAGCGTGTGGAACCAGGTGCGCAAGGTTTGATGTTCCATCCATATTTAGCAGGGGAACGTGCACCACTTTGGACATCAGATGCAAGAGGATCATTTATTGGGCTGACATTAGCACATAAAAAAGAACATATGATTCGTGCCGTACTTGAAGGTGTATTGTTTAATCTGTACACAGTTTATCTTGCGTTAGTTGAAGTGATGGATGAAATGCCATCGAAAATTCATGCGACAGGTGGCTTTTCTAAAAGTGCGTTATGGCGTCAAATGATGGCAGATATTTTTGATTGTGAATTGGAAGTGCCGGAAAGCTATGAAAGCTCTTGTCTTGGTGCGTGCGCCATCGGAAGTCGTGCGATTGGTAAGCGAGATAACTATGACATGATTGCAGAATGGGTAGGTAAGACTCATGCACATGAAGCCAATCAAGAAGTTGTCAACACGTATCAAGAGCTGGCATCCATCTTTATACAAGTAAGTCGCAGTCTGATGTCTTCATATGAAGCAATTGCAAAATTTCAAAGTAAACATCATTAA